In Tiliqua scincoides isolate rTilSci1 chromosome 1, rTilSci1.hap2, whole genome shotgun sequence, the following are encoded in one genomic region:
- the IRF7 gene encoding interferon regulatory factor 7 isoform X4, with translation MSALANERCSQRVRFFDWLIKEIDSGSYDGLRWEDDSRTTFRIPWKHNARKSLVANDYKIFQAWALVSGKYVEALPDPAKWKTNFRCALKSTRRFELVSESKDPDPHHVYRIRTHFRTAADSPADTTPSDHRSDHEDDQLHVSPYSDGLPTLCQPTHQIQPEIDVAFETLSLGNPVPVLTGNSSENFYQCSRGGAVQWPVHHLPPDKRPSPNLSEQVAWVPNPFGGSDNPTAGSATYEPDYSYIVPHIDQNGCLPLGNRGLNGPVENDYSMWPAQTIPNVNSHSAAIHVRQHTQDSPGTNPFNLGETQYNNCLIENVFMNEEAQGYQVEMNNPTRNGCWLPMNEHAVANQDMFVSPTVPSPADQPLLIAPLQNNTGFFSLNLDVTIYYKGKLLVERHVEASACMFANDNCSGSTLDTKDAQIIKFPNPETLHDRNQVKHTLTLLQNASLQLYQKNEKICARRLGRCKVFLAFSKQLENMDQDPQSRLLPRIEETEIFNYRIFFTELKDFFENRRSSSPDYTIYLCFGQCFSSAKPKESKLILVKEEKQPGSNGIILSQGKSK, from the exons ATGTCTGCATTGGCAAATGAGAG GTGCTCTCAAAGGGTCCGTTTCTTTGATTGGCTCATTAAAGAGATCGACAGTGGAAGCTATGATGGGTTACGCTGGGAGGATGACAGCCGCACCACTTTCCGTATCCCTTGGAAACACAATGCAAGGAAGAGCCTAGTGGCTAATGACTATAAGATTTTCCAG GCATGGGCCTTAGTCAGCGGAAAGTATGTTGAAGCTTTGCCAGACCCAGCAAAATGGAAAACTAACTTCCGCTGTGCCTTGAAGAGTACAAGGAGGTTTGAGTTAGTGAGTGAGTCGAAAGACCCTGACCCTCATCATGTGTACAGGATCCGCACCCACTTCAGGACAGCTGCTGACTCTCCTGCTGATACAA CTCCCTCAGATCACAGAAGTGACCATGAAGATGATCAATTACATGTAAGCCCTTACAGTGATGGGCTACCAACCCTTTGTCAGCCTACACATCAAATACAG CCGGAGATAGATGTTGCTTTTGAAACTTTGTCACTGGGAAATCCAGTCCCAG TGCTGACTGGGAACTCATCGGAGAACTTCTACCAGTGCAGTCGCGGTGGTGCAGTCCAGTGGCCTGTGCATCATTTGCCACCAGACAAGAGGCCCAGCCCAAATCTGAGTGAACAGGTTGCATGGGTCCCTAACCCATTTGGAGGATCTGATAATCCCACTG caGGGTCCGCCACATATGAACCAGACTATAGTTATATAGTTCCTCATATTGACCAAaatggctgcttgccacttggaAACAGAGGATTGAATGGACCAGTGGAGAACGACTATTCGATGTGGCCAGCTCAAACTATACCAAATGTGAATTCCCACTCAGCTGCCATTCATGTACGGCAGCATACACAAGACTCACCTGGAACAAATCCATTTAACTTAG GAGAAACCCAATATAATAACTGCCTCATCGAAAATGTTTTCATGAATGAAGAAGCTCAGGGATATCAAGTGGAGAtgaacaacccaacgaggaatgGCTGTTGGCTGCCAATGAATGAGCATGCTGTGGCAAACCAGGACATGTTTGTGTCTCCAACTGTTCCCTCCCCAGCAGATCAGCCCCTTCTCATTGCTCCCTTGCAGAATAATACAG GATTTTTTTCTCTTAACTTGGATGTCACCATCTACTACAAAGGGAAACTACTGGTTGAAAGACACGTGGAAGCAAGTGCATGCATGTTTGCCAACGATAACTGCTCTGGTTCCACTTTAGATACTAAAGATGCACAGATAATAAAGTTTCCAAACCCAGAGACCCTGCATGATAGGAACCAGGTGAAGCACACCCTGACCCTGCTGCAGAATGCCAGTCTGCAGCTATATCAAAAAAATGAGAAGATCTGTGCCAGGCGACTTGGCAGGTGTAAGGTCTTCTTGGCCTTCTCCAAGCAACTGGAGAACATGGATCAGGACCCTCAGTCTAGATTGTTGCCACGGATTGAAGAAACTGAGATCTTCAACTACAGAATATTTTTCACAG AACTGAAGGATTTTTTTGAGAATCGACGTAGTTCCTCTCCTGACTACACCATCTACCTGTGCTTTGGACAGTGCTTCTCTTCTGCTAAGCCCAAGGAGTCAAAGCTAATCTTGGTGAAG
- the IRF7 gene encoding interferon regulatory factor 7 isoform X5: MSALANERCSQRVRFFDWLIKEIDSGSYDGLRWEDDSRTTFRIPWKHNARKSLVANDYKIFQAWALVSGKYVEALPDPAKWKTNFRCALKSTRRFELVSESKDPDPHHVYRIRTHFRTAADSPADTTPSDHRSDHEDDQLHVSPYSDGLPTLCQPTHQIQPEIDVAFETLSLGNPVPVLTGNSSENFYQCSRGGAVQWPVHHLPPDKRPSPNLSEQVAWVPNPFGGSDNPTAGSATYEPDYSYIVPHIDQNGCLPLGNRGLNGPVENDYSMWPAQTIPNVNSHSAAIHVRQHTQDSPGTNPFNLGETQYNNCLIENVFMNEEAQGYQVEMNNPTRNGCWLPMNEHAVANQDMFVSPTVPSPADQPLLIAPLQNNTGFFSLNLDVTIYYKGKLLVERHVEASACMFANDNCSGSTLDTKDAQIIKFPNPETLHDRNQVKHTLTLLQNASLQLYQKNEKICARRLGRCKVFLAFSKQLENMDQDPQSRLLPRIEETEIFNYRIFFTVGAKVM; this comes from the exons ATGTCTGCATTGGCAAATGAGAG GTGCTCTCAAAGGGTCCGTTTCTTTGATTGGCTCATTAAAGAGATCGACAGTGGAAGCTATGATGGGTTACGCTGGGAGGATGACAGCCGCACCACTTTCCGTATCCCTTGGAAACACAATGCAAGGAAGAGCCTAGTGGCTAATGACTATAAGATTTTCCAG GCATGGGCCTTAGTCAGCGGAAAGTATGTTGAAGCTTTGCCAGACCCAGCAAAATGGAAAACTAACTTCCGCTGTGCCTTGAAGAGTACAAGGAGGTTTGAGTTAGTGAGTGAGTCGAAAGACCCTGACCCTCATCATGTGTACAGGATCCGCACCCACTTCAGGACAGCTGCTGACTCTCCTGCTGATACAA CTCCCTCAGATCACAGAAGTGACCATGAAGATGATCAATTACATGTAAGCCCTTACAGTGATGGGCTACCAACCCTTTGTCAGCCTACACATCAAATACAG CCGGAGATAGATGTTGCTTTTGAAACTTTGTCACTGGGAAATCCAGTCCCAG TGCTGACTGGGAACTCATCGGAGAACTTCTACCAGTGCAGTCGCGGTGGTGCAGTCCAGTGGCCTGTGCATCATTTGCCACCAGACAAGAGGCCCAGCCCAAATCTGAGTGAACAGGTTGCATGGGTCCCTAACCCATTTGGAGGATCTGATAATCCCACTG caGGGTCCGCCACATATGAACCAGACTATAGTTATATAGTTCCTCATATTGACCAAaatggctgcttgccacttggaAACAGAGGATTGAATGGACCAGTGGAGAACGACTATTCGATGTGGCCAGCTCAAACTATACCAAATGTGAATTCCCACTCAGCTGCCATTCATGTACGGCAGCATACACAAGACTCACCTGGAACAAATCCATTTAACTTAG GAGAAACCCAATATAATAACTGCCTCATCGAAAATGTTTTCATGAATGAAGAAGCTCAGGGATATCAAGTGGAGAtgaacaacccaacgaggaatgGCTGTTGGCTGCCAATGAATGAGCATGCTGTGGCAAACCAGGACATGTTTGTGTCTCCAACTGTTCCCTCCCCAGCAGATCAGCCCCTTCTCATTGCTCCCTTGCAGAATAATACAG GATTTTTTTCTCTTAACTTGGATGTCACCATCTACTACAAAGGGAAACTACTGGTTGAAAGACACGTGGAAGCAAGTGCATGCATGTTTGCCAACGATAACTGCTCTGGTTCCACTTTAGATACTAAAGATGCACAGATAATAAAGTTTCCAAACCCAGAGACCCTGCATGATAGGAACCAGGTGAAGCACACCCTGACCCTGCTGCAGAATGCCAGTCTGCAGCTATATCAAAAAAATGAGAAGATCTGTGCCAGGCGACTTGGCAGGTGTAAGGTCTTCTTGGCCTTCTCCAAGCAACTGGAGAACATGGATCAGGACCCTCAGTCTAGATTGTTGCCACGGATTGAAGAAACTGAGATCTTCAACTACAGAATATTTTTCACAG TTGGTGCCAAAGTTATGTAA
- the IRF7 gene encoding interferon regulatory factor 7 isoform X1, with protein sequence MSALANERCSQRVRFFDWLIKEIDSGSYDGLRWEDDSRTTFRIPWKHNARKSLVANDYKIFQAWALVSGKYVEALPDPAKWKTNFRCALKSTRRFELVSESKDPDPHHVYRIRTHFRTAADSPADTTPSDHRSDHEDDQLHVSPYSDGLPTLCQPTHQIQPEIDVAFETLSLGNPVPVLTGNSSENFYQCSRGGAVQWPVHHLPPDKRPSPNLSEQVAWVPNPFGGSDNPTAGSATYEPDYSYIVPHIDQNGCLPLGNRGLNGPVENDYSMWPAQTIPNVNSHSAAIHVRQHTQDSPGTNPFNLGETQYNNCLIENVFMNEEAQGYQVEMNNPTRNGCWLPMNEHAVANQDMFVSPTVPSPADQPLLIAPLQNNTGFFSLNLDVTIYYKGKLLVERHVEASACMFANDNCSGSTLDTKDAQIIKFPNPETLHDRNQVKHTLTLLQNASLQLYQKNEKICARRLGRCKVFLAFSKQLENMDQDPQSRLLPRIEETEIFNYRIFFTELKDFFENRRSSSPDYTIYLCFGQCFSSAKPKESKLILVKLVPKLCKSWHEQAQKEGASSLSENMSLQISNSIPDMLEEILSLCKMQVETC encoded by the exons ATGTCTGCATTGGCAAATGAGAG GTGCTCTCAAAGGGTCCGTTTCTTTGATTGGCTCATTAAAGAGATCGACAGTGGAAGCTATGATGGGTTACGCTGGGAGGATGACAGCCGCACCACTTTCCGTATCCCTTGGAAACACAATGCAAGGAAGAGCCTAGTGGCTAATGACTATAAGATTTTCCAG GCATGGGCCTTAGTCAGCGGAAAGTATGTTGAAGCTTTGCCAGACCCAGCAAAATGGAAAACTAACTTCCGCTGTGCCTTGAAGAGTACAAGGAGGTTTGAGTTAGTGAGTGAGTCGAAAGACCCTGACCCTCATCATGTGTACAGGATCCGCACCCACTTCAGGACAGCTGCTGACTCTCCTGCTGATACAA CTCCCTCAGATCACAGAAGTGACCATGAAGATGATCAATTACATGTAAGCCCTTACAGTGATGGGCTACCAACCCTTTGTCAGCCTACACATCAAATACAG CCGGAGATAGATGTTGCTTTTGAAACTTTGTCACTGGGAAATCCAGTCCCAG TGCTGACTGGGAACTCATCGGAGAACTTCTACCAGTGCAGTCGCGGTGGTGCAGTCCAGTGGCCTGTGCATCATTTGCCACCAGACAAGAGGCCCAGCCCAAATCTGAGTGAACAGGTTGCATGGGTCCCTAACCCATTTGGAGGATCTGATAATCCCACTG caGGGTCCGCCACATATGAACCAGACTATAGTTATATAGTTCCTCATATTGACCAAaatggctgcttgccacttggaAACAGAGGATTGAATGGACCAGTGGAGAACGACTATTCGATGTGGCCAGCTCAAACTATACCAAATGTGAATTCCCACTCAGCTGCCATTCATGTACGGCAGCATACACAAGACTCACCTGGAACAAATCCATTTAACTTAG GAGAAACCCAATATAATAACTGCCTCATCGAAAATGTTTTCATGAATGAAGAAGCTCAGGGATATCAAGTGGAGAtgaacaacccaacgaggaatgGCTGTTGGCTGCCAATGAATGAGCATGCTGTGGCAAACCAGGACATGTTTGTGTCTCCAACTGTTCCCTCCCCAGCAGATCAGCCCCTTCTCATTGCTCCCTTGCAGAATAATACAG GATTTTTTTCTCTTAACTTGGATGTCACCATCTACTACAAAGGGAAACTACTGGTTGAAAGACACGTGGAAGCAAGTGCATGCATGTTTGCCAACGATAACTGCTCTGGTTCCACTTTAGATACTAAAGATGCACAGATAATAAAGTTTCCAAACCCAGAGACCCTGCATGATAGGAACCAGGTGAAGCACACCCTGACCCTGCTGCAGAATGCCAGTCTGCAGCTATATCAAAAAAATGAGAAGATCTGTGCCAGGCGACTTGGCAGGTGTAAGGTCTTCTTGGCCTTCTCCAAGCAACTGGAGAACATGGATCAGGACCCTCAGTCTAGATTGTTGCCACGGATTGAAGAAACTGAGATCTTCAACTACAGAATATTTTTCACAG AACTGAAGGATTTTTTTGAGAATCGACGTAGTTCCTCTCCTGACTACACCATCTACCTGTGCTTTGGACAGTGCTTCTCTTCTGCTAAGCCCAAGGAGTCAAAGCTAATCTTGGTGAAG TTGGTGCCAAAGTTATGTAAATCTTGGCATGAACAAGCACAAAAGGAAGGAGCCTCGTCCTTGAGTGAGAACATGAGCCTACAGATCTCCAACAGCATACCTGACATGCTTGAAGAAATCCTCTCCCTCTGTAAGATGCAGGTGGAAACTTGTTGA
- the IRF7 gene encoding interferon regulatory factor 7 isoform X2 yields MSALANERCSQRVRFFDWLIKEIDSGSYDGLRWEDDSRTTFRIPWKHNARKSLVANDYKIFQAWALVSGKYVEALPDPAKWKTNFRCALKSTRRFELVSESKDPDPHHVYRIRTHFRTAADSPADTTPSDHRSDHEDDQLHVSPYSDGLPTLCQPTHQIQPEIDVAFETLSLGNPVPVLTGNSSENFYQCSRGGAVQWPVHHLPPDKRPSPNLSEQVAWVPNPFGGSDNPTGSATYEPDYSYIVPHIDQNGCLPLGNRGLNGPVENDYSMWPAQTIPNVNSHSAAIHVRQHTQDSPGTNPFNLGETQYNNCLIENVFMNEEAQGYQVEMNNPTRNGCWLPMNEHAVANQDMFVSPTVPSPADQPLLIAPLQNNTGFFSLNLDVTIYYKGKLLVERHVEASACMFANDNCSGSTLDTKDAQIIKFPNPETLHDRNQVKHTLTLLQNASLQLYQKNEKICARRLGRCKVFLAFSKQLENMDQDPQSRLLPRIEETEIFNYRIFFTELKDFFENRRSSSPDYTIYLCFGQCFSSAKPKESKLILVKLVPKLCKSWHEQAQKEGASSLSENMSLQISNSIPDMLEEILSLCKMQVETC; encoded by the exons ATGTCTGCATTGGCAAATGAGAG GTGCTCTCAAAGGGTCCGTTTCTTTGATTGGCTCATTAAAGAGATCGACAGTGGAAGCTATGATGGGTTACGCTGGGAGGATGACAGCCGCACCACTTTCCGTATCCCTTGGAAACACAATGCAAGGAAGAGCCTAGTGGCTAATGACTATAAGATTTTCCAG GCATGGGCCTTAGTCAGCGGAAAGTATGTTGAAGCTTTGCCAGACCCAGCAAAATGGAAAACTAACTTCCGCTGTGCCTTGAAGAGTACAAGGAGGTTTGAGTTAGTGAGTGAGTCGAAAGACCCTGACCCTCATCATGTGTACAGGATCCGCACCCACTTCAGGACAGCTGCTGACTCTCCTGCTGATACAA CTCCCTCAGATCACAGAAGTGACCATGAAGATGATCAATTACATGTAAGCCCTTACAGTGATGGGCTACCAACCCTTTGTCAGCCTACACATCAAATACAG CCGGAGATAGATGTTGCTTTTGAAACTTTGTCACTGGGAAATCCAGTCCCAG TGCTGACTGGGAACTCATCGGAGAACTTCTACCAGTGCAGTCGCGGTGGTGCAGTCCAGTGGCCTGTGCATCATTTGCCACCAGACAAGAGGCCCAGCCCAAATCTGAGTGAACAGGTTGCATGGGTCCCTAACCCATTTGGAGGATCTGATAATCCCACTG GGTCCGCCACATATGAACCAGACTATAGTTATATAGTTCCTCATATTGACCAAaatggctgcttgccacttggaAACAGAGGATTGAATGGACCAGTGGAGAACGACTATTCGATGTGGCCAGCTCAAACTATACCAAATGTGAATTCCCACTCAGCTGCCATTCATGTACGGCAGCATACACAAGACTCACCTGGAACAAATCCATTTAACTTAG GAGAAACCCAATATAATAACTGCCTCATCGAAAATGTTTTCATGAATGAAGAAGCTCAGGGATATCAAGTGGAGAtgaacaacccaacgaggaatgGCTGTTGGCTGCCAATGAATGAGCATGCTGTGGCAAACCAGGACATGTTTGTGTCTCCAACTGTTCCCTCCCCAGCAGATCAGCCCCTTCTCATTGCTCCCTTGCAGAATAATACAG GATTTTTTTCTCTTAACTTGGATGTCACCATCTACTACAAAGGGAAACTACTGGTTGAAAGACACGTGGAAGCAAGTGCATGCATGTTTGCCAACGATAACTGCTCTGGTTCCACTTTAGATACTAAAGATGCACAGATAATAAAGTTTCCAAACCCAGAGACCCTGCATGATAGGAACCAGGTGAAGCACACCCTGACCCTGCTGCAGAATGCCAGTCTGCAGCTATATCAAAAAAATGAGAAGATCTGTGCCAGGCGACTTGGCAGGTGTAAGGTCTTCTTGGCCTTCTCCAAGCAACTGGAGAACATGGATCAGGACCCTCAGTCTAGATTGTTGCCACGGATTGAAGAAACTGAGATCTTCAACTACAGAATATTTTTCACAG AACTGAAGGATTTTTTTGAGAATCGACGTAGTTCCTCTCCTGACTACACCATCTACCTGTGCTTTGGACAGTGCTTCTCTTCTGCTAAGCCCAAGGAGTCAAAGCTAATCTTGGTGAAG TTGGTGCCAAAGTTATGTAAATCTTGGCATGAACAAGCACAAAAGGAAGGAGCCTCGTCCTTGAGTGAGAACATGAGCCTACAGATCTCCAACAGCATACCTGACATGCTTGAAGAAATCCTCTCCCTCTGTAAGATGCAGGTGGAAACTTGTTGA
- the IRF7 gene encoding interferon regulatory factor 7 isoform X3: MSALANERCSQRVRFFDWLIKEIDSGSYDGLRWEDDSRTTFRIPWKHNARKSLVANDYKIFQAWALVSGKYVEALPDPAKWKTNFRCALKSTRRFELVSESKDPDPHHVYRIRTHFRTAADSPADTTPSDHRSDHEDDQLHVSPYSDGLPTLCQPTHQIQPEIDVAFETLSLGNPVPVLTGNSSENFYQCSRGGAVQWPVHHLPPDKRPSPNLSEQVAWVPNPFGGSDNPTAGSATYEPDYSYIVPHIDQNGCLPLGNRGLNGPVENDYSMWPAQTIPNVNSHSAAIHVRQHTQDSPGTNPFNLAQGYQVEMNNPTRNGCWLPMNEHAVANQDMFVSPTVPSPADQPLLIAPLQNNTGFFSLNLDVTIYYKGKLLVERHVEASACMFANDNCSGSTLDTKDAQIIKFPNPETLHDRNQVKHTLTLLQNASLQLYQKNEKICARRLGRCKVFLAFSKQLENMDQDPQSRLLPRIEETEIFNYRIFFTELKDFFENRRSSSPDYTIYLCFGQCFSSAKPKESKLILVKLVPKLCKSWHEQAQKEGASSLSENMSLQISNSIPDMLEEILSLCKMQVETC, from the exons ATGTCTGCATTGGCAAATGAGAG GTGCTCTCAAAGGGTCCGTTTCTTTGATTGGCTCATTAAAGAGATCGACAGTGGAAGCTATGATGGGTTACGCTGGGAGGATGACAGCCGCACCACTTTCCGTATCCCTTGGAAACACAATGCAAGGAAGAGCCTAGTGGCTAATGACTATAAGATTTTCCAG GCATGGGCCTTAGTCAGCGGAAAGTATGTTGAAGCTTTGCCAGACCCAGCAAAATGGAAAACTAACTTCCGCTGTGCCTTGAAGAGTACAAGGAGGTTTGAGTTAGTGAGTGAGTCGAAAGACCCTGACCCTCATCATGTGTACAGGATCCGCACCCACTTCAGGACAGCTGCTGACTCTCCTGCTGATACAA CTCCCTCAGATCACAGAAGTGACCATGAAGATGATCAATTACATGTAAGCCCTTACAGTGATGGGCTACCAACCCTTTGTCAGCCTACACATCAAATACAG CCGGAGATAGATGTTGCTTTTGAAACTTTGTCACTGGGAAATCCAGTCCCAG TGCTGACTGGGAACTCATCGGAGAACTTCTACCAGTGCAGTCGCGGTGGTGCAGTCCAGTGGCCTGTGCATCATTTGCCACCAGACAAGAGGCCCAGCCCAAATCTGAGTGAACAGGTTGCATGGGTCCCTAACCCATTTGGAGGATCTGATAATCCCACTG caGGGTCCGCCACATATGAACCAGACTATAGTTATATAGTTCCTCATATTGACCAAaatggctgcttgccacttggaAACAGAGGATTGAATGGACCAGTGGAGAACGACTATTCGATGTGGCCAGCTCAAACTATACCAAATGTGAATTCCCACTCAGCTGCCATTCATGTACGGCAGCATACACAAGACTCACCTGGAACAAATCCATTTAACTTAG CTCAGGGATATCAAGTGGAGAtgaacaacccaacgaggaatgGCTGTTGGCTGCCAATGAATGAGCATGCTGTGGCAAACCAGGACATGTTTGTGTCTCCAACTGTTCCCTCCCCAGCAGATCAGCCCCTTCTCATTGCTCCCTTGCAGAATAATACAG GATTTTTTTCTCTTAACTTGGATGTCACCATCTACTACAAAGGGAAACTACTGGTTGAAAGACACGTGGAAGCAAGTGCATGCATGTTTGCCAACGATAACTGCTCTGGTTCCACTTTAGATACTAAAGATGCACAGATAATAAAGTTTCCAAACCCAGAGACCCTGCATGATAGGAACCAGGTGAAGCACACCCTGACCCTGCTGCAGAATGCCAGTCTGCAGCTATATCAAAAAAATGAGAAGATCTGTGCCAGGCGACTTGGCAGGTGTAAGGTCTTCTTGGCCTTCTCCAAGCAACTGGAGAACATGGATCAGGACCCTCAGTCTAGATTGTTGCCACGGATTGAAGAAACTGAGATCTTCAACTACAGAATATTTTTCACAG AACTGAAGGATTTTTTTGAGAATCGACGTAGTTCCTCTCCTGACTACACCATCTACCTGTGCTTTGGACAGTGCTTCTCTTCTGCTAAGCCCAAGGAGTCAAAGCTAATCTTGGTGAAG TTGGTGCCAAAGTTATGTAAATCTTGGCATGAACAAGCACAAAAGGAAGGAGCCTCGTCCTTGAGTGAGAACATGAGCCTACAGATCTCCAACAGCATACCTGACATGCTTGAAGAAATCCTCTCCCTCTGTAAGATGCAGGTGGAAACTTGTTGA